In Nicotiana tabacum cultivar K326 chromosome 19, ASM71507v2, whole genome shotgun sequence, one DNA window encodes the following:
- the LOC107774179 gene encoding COP9 signalosome complex subunit 1, whose translation MEPDEDLGQIADEIYANGDENSQRHRPIISGEQLDIELYAALYSGRTKIMRLLFIADRCGNASMQVEALRMAYDEIKKGENTQLFREVIQKIDGRLGPNYGTDPAWSDAVDRRAELRKEKLENELNAYRTNLIKESIRMGYNDFGDFYYAHGQLGEAFKNYVRTRDYCTTAKHIIHMCLNAILVSIEMGQFTHVASYVSKAEQSQDALESLTVAKLRCAAGLANLEAKKYKLAARKFLEVGPELGNNYTEVIAPQDVATYGGLCALASFDRAELKSKVIDNINFRNFLELVPEIRELIHDFYTSHYASCLEYLGNLKANLLLDIHLHDHVETLYDQIRNKALIQYTHPFVSVDLNMMGNAFKTSVAGLEKELEALITDNQIQARIDSHNKILYARHADQRNATFQKVLQTGREFDRDVRSMLLRANLLKHEHILRASRKH comes from the exons ATGGAACCCGACGAGGATTTAGGGCAAATAGCTGACGAGATCTACGCCAACGGCGATGAGAACTCGCAGCGTCACCGGCCGATTATCAGCGGCGAGCAGCTGGATATTGAGTTGTACGCCGCCTTATACAGCGGCCGAACAAAAATTATGAGGCTTCTCTTCATAGCTGATCGATGTGGAAATGCTTCAATGCAAGTGGAGGCTTTGAGAATGGCCTATGACGAGATTAAGAAAGGGGAGAACACGCAATTGTTCCGTGAGGTTATACAGAAGATTGATGGACGTTTAGGCCCTAATTATGGGACGGACCCTGCTTGGTCCGACGCTGTGGATCGTCGGGCTGAGCTGAGGAAGGAGAAGCTTGAGAACGAACTCAACGCTTATAGG ACAAATCTGATCAAAGAGAGCATTAGGATGGGATACAATGATTTTGGAGATTTCTACTATGCACATGGACAGCTTGGAGAGGCATTTAAGAATTATGTTCGTACACGTGATTATTGCACGACTGCAAAGCACATAATTCATATGTGTTTGAATGCAATTCTGGTCAGCATCGAAATGGGCCAGTTCACACACGTTGCAAGCTATGTTAGCAAGGCGGAGCAGAGCCAAGATGCTCTGGAAAGTCTTACAGTTGCAAAACTTCGTTGTGCTGCTGGGTTGGCTAACTTGGAGGCAAAGAAGTATAAGCTTGCTGCTCGGAAG TTCCTGGAAGTTGGTCCAGAATTAGGTAACAACTACACTGAAGTTATTGCACCCCAAGATGTTGCTACTTATGGTGGACTTTGTGCACTTGCAAGTTTTGACCGAGCAGAGCTGAAG AGCAAAGTTATTGACAATATTAACTTCAGGAATTTCTTGGAGCTGGTACCTGAGATAAGGGAACTCATTCATGATTTCTACACAAG TCACTATGCTTCTTGTCTGGAGTATCTAGGAAATCTTAAAGCAAATCTGTTGCTTGACATCCATTTGCATGACCATGTTGAGACGCTGTATGATCAAATCCGTAACAAAGCTTTAATCCAGTATACCCACCCATTTGTCTCGGTTGATTTGAATATGATGGGCAATGCTTTCAAGACGAGCGTTGCAGGTTTGGAGAAGGAACTTGAAGCTCTGATCACTGACAACCAAATACAG GCTCGAATTGACTCGCACAACAAAATTTTATATGCACGGCATGCTGATCAGAGAAATGCAACCTTCCAGAAGGTGCTGCAGACAGGCAGGGAATTCGACCGGGATGTCAGATCAATGCTTTTGAGAGCAAACCTTCTCAAGCATGAGCACATCCTTAGAGCCTCAAGGAAACATTGA